DNA from bacterium:
CCACGTTCTTCCCGACGGCCACGGGCCGCTTTGTGCGTCGCCGTCGTCCGGCTCACGGTTCAGGAGCTCCGGTCTCTGCTCGATGAAATCCGCAACCCGATTCCGGGCGGCCGGAAGACTGTTTTCCCAGTCTTGGGGGAATGCCCGCCTCTCAAGCGGCCAGCCCGAGCGGAACCCTGCGACCCACCAGGACCCATTGGGCGACCACGCGAGATGAACCATGCGGTTTGCAAGCGGGGCCGTGAGCGCCACAACGGCATTCGGCACGAGGGCGACGGGATCGAGGGCCGCCGCGCAACGGACGCCGGCCGGCAATTGAAACTGGTCCACCCGGCGTTCGAGTACGATCTGCAGCAAGGCATTCTGCACCCCGAGCGGAGCATAGGCGAGATCATCAAAAAAGACGAGGCCGTTGCCGGCGTGCTTGGCGGCTTCTTCGGCGAGCGTCACGGCCCACTCGAGGGGTGCACGCATCGTGTGGGCTGTGAGCGTGCCGCCGGAAAGAAACGAGAGGCCGGTGAAGTCGGTCGGCGCGTGGATAGCGGCCGTTGTCGTATAGAGCGGCCAATCCATTTTTTGCGCAATTGATCGCAGCAGCGATGTCTTGCCGGTTCCCGGGGCGCCCCAGAGGGCCACCGGGATATTGGCAAAGAGCGCGATCTCGATCGCGATCGCCGCATCCGCGGTGGACGTGGAAGCTCCCGGCATCACCTTCGGTTGCGGCCCCTCTGACATCATCGAGCGCCTCCCGGCCTAGACTTGGGCGTGCGCCGCGGCGAGCGCCTCGGCGAGCGTTTGCACGACGGTGATGTGCGCGGCGCTTCCGAGAGCATCGAGGACTGCCTTCAGCGGGTGCTGCCACGGTACGACCACCAGCAGCCGCCGCCGGCGCTTCTCCAGGCGTCGGTTGAACCGCAGAAGCATGTGCATTCCGCGGCTGTCGAAGTACGTGCTGCCTCCTAACGACACAACCACCGGTTGCTCGTCCATCAGCGCCGCCTGCTCCAGCGCGGCTTCGAGAGTGTGCGCGTTGCTCGCATCGACATCTCCTGCGACCTCAATCACCGGGATGCCGTTCACCTGTCCCACCCGAAACGGCCCCGTCGGCATCCCCGGCATCTCTCCCCAATTGCGCGCGTCCGCGCCCGCCAATTTGTTCACCATCTCGGTCGAGGTCACCTCCGGCAAGATCAAACGTCGAGAGACCTCCATCGCGGGATGCCGCTCGACGCGGCGCGGGAAGTACAATCCATGGTGCCGGTCTTCGGGAACGCTGTGGCCTACCCGGCCGGCCTTCCGGACGTTGGCAGCGCCGGCATGCCGCTCCCCCGGAGATAATGGAGAACCGTCTCCACCCGGCGATGCTTCGCGGCCGTGGGGTGGTTGAGTTGTAGATGGCGGTAGATTTGATTGACGATCCCGTCTACGGATTTCTGCGACAGACCGAGAGCCTCGGCGACGGCCGCGTTGCCGAAGCCCTGCGCCATCAAGGAGAGCACGTCATATTGCGGCGGGCTCAGCATCGGGATCCATGTATTGAGCAGACGGTTCATCGAGTCCGCAATTTGCGAATCGAGGACGACAAACCCCTTTGCCACGGCCTCAATCGCAGCCACGATCGCCGTGACGTCCGTTCCGGACTGCTTCAGGAGGTACGCCCAGCCGCTCGTCGTCTGCTGCTGAAACGAGACCGGCAGGTACGGTCGCTTGTATCCGGATAACCATACGATACCGATATCTGGAAACTCTTGACGAATTAAGAGTCCCGCGTGGATGCCGTTCAGCGCACCTCTCAGTTCGATATCGAGCACAACAACTTTGGGATGCAGGCGCCGCGTGGCCTCGATCGCGGCCTCAGCGTCGGGATATGCACCGAGCACCGTAACCTTCCCGGTCTCCGACAGCACGGTCGAGAGGAGGTCTCGGAACAGATCCTCGTCTTCCGCGATGACGACCGGAACGGCCTCAGGCGCCGCGGCCGCATTTTCCGGCGGTCTCCCGAGTTCCCCGACCCGCCCCTGAGCATCCCGCGAATCCGTGAACACCGGCGCAACGGGTGCGGCGGGAACGCCGGAGACGACGGGAACGCCGGAGACGATAAGGGCGTCGGCGGACGACAGGACGGGAGGAGTCGATTCGCTCATCATGTTCCCAGTTGTACCCGGGCCCCCCCGCGTGTCGCCTCGCATCACTTCTGAGCAAGCATCACAGTGTAATCGATAGCGTCATCCTACAGGGTCGCCGCATGGAATGGGAAGAGGATAGACCCCTTGCCGCTATTAAGAGTATCGCGGGTGCTAACACCTTCGCCGATGTCTTCTAGACTCGCCGGGTCGCGAGATTGACAAAGTATGGTAACATATTGGATGCACTTCTGGGCCGCTTTCTGCGCGCTGAACCCTAGCGTGTTCGACGAGACGCGGCGGGGAGTGATCGAGACCTGAGCCCGATGTCAAGACGCGCGGAACTTCGCGCCACCAGAGACCACATCGACATTCTTACCCGGATGAGCGCACGGCTCATCAACGGGCAGAGAGAACTTACGCGTGAACAGAGTCTCGAGTTCGGTCGAGCGCTGAGCGACATTGCGGAACGCCTCGAACGGGCCGCCGACGTGCTCGCGCGGCTCATGCAACTCAGCAATCCCTCGACCACGCTGCAAAATGTCCATCTCACACCGCGCGAAATGGAGATTTTTGGCTATCTGGCCGACGGGCAGACGAACGGCGAGATCGCGTCGCGCTGCTGGGTTTCCGAAAACACGATCAAATTCCATCTCAAGAACATCTTCCGCAAGCTCGGCATCCGCGACCGGGGCCAGGCGATGATGGTCGCCAAAGGCTTGCGCCATTCCATCAGCAACGCAGAAACGGGCGACGGTTTCGTCGGCTGAGCACTCCCTACTTCGCAGCCCTGGCGGCCTGAACACGATCTCCGCCCTGTCGTTGGGCCTCCTGCAGGGCGCCTCTTGCCGCGGTCAATAGCGCCTCCGCGAAGGCGCCGTCGTGCGGCGATTCGCCAACGCCGAGACTCACGGTGATCGAGGGACCACTCTCGGCCACAACGGTACTGGCGCGCTGCCGGATGCGTTCGGCGACGCTGATCCCAGCACGCTTGGGCGTGCGAGGCAGCAAAAGCAGAAGGCCGCTCGAACTCCGTGCCACCCGGTCCGTTTCGCGCAGCACGCTTCGCACCAGCTTGGCCAGGTTTCGCACCAGCGTGTCTTGGAGAACGGCGTCGTATTTCTCGCGAATCGCGGCGAAACCGTCGATGTCCAAGCACAAGAGCGCCGTCGGCTCTTCGTGCCGTTGTCCTCGACGGAGTTCCCGTTCCAAGACATCCCGAAACGCCGGCTCGCTTTCCAGATCGGTAAGCGGATCGGTTTGAGGACCGGCAAGCGGCTGTTCATGGAGGCGCGCCAACTCGATGGCGCTCGAGAAATAGCGCGCCACGACAACCATGAGGTTGACGTCGTGCTCGGTAAATTGTCCGGGATGGGGCCGGTACGCGATCAGGAGACCGACCGCCCGACCGTGTACGACGATGGGAGCGCCGACGCAGGAGCGAAAGGCCGGGCCGGTGTCCGGTCCCGGATCGGGGATCAACTCGGCCCGGCCGCTGTCCATGACCCGCGCGTAAACGTCGGCATGGAGAGGCTTTCCGAGACGGGCAGCGGCAAGTCCCGACGCGGCCCGCACGACGAGGCGCCCCGCTCCCCGTTCGTCCAGGAGCGCGACAACACAATTGTCCATACCGAGCTCTTGGCCGAGGACGCTGAGCGCGCGATTCAGGAACACGGGCAGGCTCACGGTCAGGGCCGAAAACTCGGTCGCAATCTTGGCCAGGACGGCGACAGCGCTGTCCTGGTTCCGCGACATGGTCATGAGCGTCTCCGCTGATCGACGCGCGCGTTGTGCCGTCTTGTTGCTTTCCTCCAGTTTCGAGGTATGTTAGATCTCCACCTGAATCTCGATCGTCGATCGTTTGAGACGCGACCGCCGCGTCGTGTCCTCGGCGGCAAGCACAAGGGCAACAACAAGACCCATGGCGCCCTCGAGAGTGCGGAAGGTCCTCTGGTCCGACCCCACAGGGAAGAAATCCGCCGAGACGCCGAACGCGCGAACGGTCGTCCCGTCATCGCCTTCGACATCACACGGCCGAACGGTGACAGCGCCCGCGGCGTTTGTCCGGAGGGCGCCCTCATCAATGTCCGTGGGCCGAACGGCCATCAATTTGACCAACACCTGTACGCTCCTTCCCGCGTCGTCCGCGGCGCTGCCCTACACTTGCGTCGGCGAGAGCGAATCGCGTTTCTCCTCTACCGGCGCGTCGGTGAAACCCACCGGGAGGCTGTCGGCGAATCGAAGAGTATCACCCACGCCCGTTTCGCTGCTGCGGACGGCGCCCGCCGGAATTTCGAGCGCGGAATGCGCGCCGGGCACCCATAGGATGACACGCCCGGGCGGGAGCTGGTGG
Protein-coding regions in this window:
- a CDS encoding ATP-binding protein, producing MMSEGPQPKVMPGASTSTADAAIAIEIALFANIPVALWGAPGTGKTSLLRSIAQKMDWPLYTTTAAIHAPTDFTGLSFLSGGTLTAHTMRAPLEWAVTLAEEAAKHAGNGLVFFDDLAYAPLGVQNALLQIVLERRVDQFQLPAGVRCAAALDPVALVPNAVVALTAPLANRMVHLAWSPNGSWWVAGFRSGWPLERRAFPQDWENSLPAARNRVADFIEQRPELLNREPDDGDAQSGPWPSGRTWDMLSRLLAACDAVGAGAQARRLLAVGAVGTEAGKAYLNWERAADTSTIRKG
- a CDS encoding STAS domain-containing protein translates to MVNKLAGADARNWGEMPGMPTGPFRVGQVNGIPVIEVAGDVDASNAHTLEAALEQAALMDEQPVVVSLGGSTYFDSRGMHMLLRFNRRLEKRRRRLLVVVPWQHPLKAVLDALGSAAHITVVQTLAEALAAAHAQV
- a CDS encoding response regulator transcription factor, whose amino-acid sequence is MRGDTRGGPGTTGNMMSESTPPVLSSADALIVSGVPVVSGVPAAPVAPVFTDSRDAQGRVGELGRPPENAAAAPEAVPVVIAEDEDLFRDLLSTVLSETGKVTVLGAYPDAEAAIEATRRLHPKVVVLDIELRGALNGIHAGLLIRQEFPDIGIVWLSGYKRPYLPVSFQQQTTSGWAYLLKQSGTDVTAIVAAIEAVAKGFVVLDSQIADSMNRLLNTWIPMLSPPQYDVLSLMAQGFGNAAVAEALGLSQKSVDGIVNQIYRHLQLNHPTAAKHRRVETVLHYLRGSGMPALPTSGRPAG
- a CDS encoding helix-turn-helix transcriptional regulator — its product is MSARLINGQRELTREQSLEFGRALSDIAERLERAADVLARLMQLSNPSTTLQNVHLTPREMEIFGYLADGQTNGEIASRCWVSENTIKFHLKNIFRKLGIRDRGQAMMVAKGLRHSISNAETGDGFVG
- a CDS encoding sensor domain-containing diguanylate cyclase: MTMSRNQDSAVAVLAKIATEFSALTVSLPVFLNRALSVLGQELGMDNCVVALLDERGAGRLVVRAASGLAAARLGKPLHADVYARVMDSGRAELIPDPGPDTGPAFRSCVGAPIVVHGRAVGLLIAYRPHPGQFTEHDVNLMVVVARYFSSAIELARLHEQPLAGPQTDPLTDLESEPAFRDVLERELRRGQRHEEPTALLCLDIDGFAAIREKYDAVLQDTLVRNLAKLVRSVLRETDRVARSSSGLLLLLPRTPKRAGISVAERIRQRASTVVAESGPSITVSLGVGESPHDGAFAEALLTAARGALQEAQRQGGDRVQAARAAK